A single genomic interval of Musa acuminata AAA Group cultivar baxijiao chromosome BXJ3-4, Cavendish_Baxijiao_AAA, whole genome shotgun sequence harbors:
- the LOC135634621 gene encoding katanin p80 WD40 repeat-containing subunit B1 homolog KTN80.4-like isoform X1 translates to MATTKRAYKLQEFVAHSSSVNCLKIGRKTSRVLVTGGEDNKVNIWAIGKPNAILSLSGHMSAVESVSFDSSEILVAAGAASGSVKLWDLEEAKIVRTLTGHRSNCIAVDFHPFGEFFASGSLDTNLKIWDIRRKGCIHTYKGHSRGVNAIKFTPDGRWVVSGGEDNTVKLWDLTAGKLLHDFKFHEGQIQCIDFHPHEFLLATGSADRTVKLWDLETFELIGSAGPETSGVRSMTFNPDGRTLLCGLHESLKVVSWEPIRSHDTVDVGWSRLSDMNIHEGKLLGCSYNQSCVGVWVVDLSRIEPYAISGAARSNGHSEPKSTSSGNPSTQTDNNIKSSMGRLSISQSSEANAKETKPEASAASIPGTPQRTGTNAGVKTTTTAPTPVSTTSKRSSSKAQATTNLQTINKSDIIPVIVPRTNPRVELSSDSTKVTGVGRTIPYDIQSKFANFRKISNIRENSDKADMSIESGLVGNRNTEQNEYLGQTSISSANAVTQLVTAGENNQDGVRRVITGRGRLNSFRESTANYDQENYNIKIEKPKEVCPIDVPQRGRTRSIGSNWERRERSPCYEGPVSSNSSETMMATSSSYSLRGHNQFAEETVPASDEDSISILLEKHDQFLNLTQSRLIKLQVVSRLWERNDVKGVVGAIEKMSDYAVSADVLGCLKDKGDIVTLDICTSLLPLLTGLLESNMDRHVGVSLGMLLTLVRIFGPVIHSTLSAGPSVGVDLQAEQRLERCNSCFIELEKVKHRISSMSRRGGSIAKAAQELNLALQEVL, encoded by the exons ATGGCGACCACCAAGCGCGCTTACAAGCTgc AGGAATTTGTGGCGCATTCTTCCAGCGTCAATTGCCTGAAGATTGGGAGAAAGACATCGAGAGTTCTTGTTACTGGAGGAGAGGACAACAAGGTCAATATTTGGGCTATTGGAAAACCTAATGCCATATTG AGCCTATCTGGTCATATGAGTGCTGTTGAGTCAGTAAGTTTTGATTCATCAGAGATATTGGTAGCTGCTGGTGCAGCTAGCGGCTCGGTAAAGTTGTGGGATTTGGAAGAGGCAAAGA TTGTTCGAACTCTGACCGGCCACAGGTCAAATTGTATAGCTGTTGACTTTCATCCATTTGGAGAGTTCTTTGCTTCTGGATCTCTGGATACAAATCTGAAGATATGGGATATTAGAAGAAAGGGATGCATTCATACATACAAGGGTCACAGCCGAGGGGTTAATGCTATTAAATTCACCCCTGATGGGCGGTGGGTTGTTTCTGGCGGAGAAGACAACACTGTGAAG CTTTGGGATCTTACTGCTGGAAAACTTTTACATGATTTCAAGTTTCATGAGGGTCAGATTCAGTGCATTGATTTCCATCCTCATGAATTTCTGCTGGCAACAG GTTCAGCTGATAGAACTGTTAAGTTATGGGATCTTGAAACTTTTGAGCTAATAGGGTCTGCTGGACCTGAG ACTTCTGGTGTGCGTTCTATGACGTTTAATCCTGATGGGAGAACATTGCTTTGCGGATTGCATGAGAGTCTGAAG GTTGTTTCCTGGGAACCAATAAGAAGCCATGATACTGTGGATGTAGGATGGTCTAGACTATCAGATATGAACATTCATGAGGGTAAACTTCTTGGATGTTCATACAATCAAAGCTGCGTTGGAGTATGGGTTGTGGACCTTTCT CGCATTGAGCCATATGCAATTTCTGGTGCTGCTAGATCAAATGGTCATTCTGAACCAAAGTCTACATCAAGTGGTAATCCATCTACGCAAACTGACAACAATATAAAGTCTAGCATGGGGAGGCTATCAATATCACAAAGTTCAGAAGCAAATGCTAAGGAAACAAAACCAGAAGCAT CAGCTGCAAGCATCCCTGGTACCCCTCAAAGAACTGGGACAAACGCTGGTGTAAAAACAACTACAACAGCACCTACACCTGTTTCTACTACTTCAAAAAGAAGTTCATCAAAAGCTCAGGCTACGACAAATCTTCAGACAATCAATAAATCTGATATAATACCTGTCATTGTTCCAAGAACTAACCCACGAGTAGAGTTGTCCTCTGATTCTACTAAGGTGACTGGAGTTGGAAGAACAATACCATATGATATCCAATCAAAATTTGCTAATTTTCGGAAGATATCAAACATCAGAGAGAATTCAGACAAAGCAGATATGTCCATTGAGTCTGGACTTGTGGGTAATAGAAACACTGAACAAAATGAATATTTGGGCCAAACTTCTATTTCTTCTGCCAACGCTGTAACTCAGCTAGTGACTGCTGGAGAAAATAACCAGGATGGTGTTAGACGTGTTATAACAGGTAGGGGACGATTGAACTCATTCAGAGAGTCAACTGCAAATTATGATCAGGAAAATT ataATATCAAAATCGAGAAGCCAAAGGAAGTGTGCCCTATTGATGTTCCACAAAGAG GAAGAACAAGGTCAATTGGTTCAAACTGGGAAAGGAGGGAACGTTCTCCATGCTATGAGGGGCCAGTGTCAAGCAATTCCTCTGAGACAATGATGGCTACTAGCTCCTCATATTCTTTG AGAGGTCATAATCAATTTGCTGAAGAAACTGTACCTGCCTCTGATGAGGATTCCATTTCTATTTTATTAGAAAAACATGATCAATTCTTAAACTTAACACAGTCTCGGTTGATCAAACTACAG GTAGTTTCCCGGCTTTGGGAAAGAAATGATGTCAAGGGCGTTGTTGGTGCAATTGAGAAGATGTCTGATTATGCT GTTTCTGCTGATGTATTGGGTTGTTTGAAGGACAAAGGTGATATTGTCACTCTAGATATTTGCACGTCTCTCCTGCCACTCCTTACTGGCCTTCTTGAGAGTAACATGGATAG GCATGTAGGTGTTTCCTTGGGAATGTTGCTGACACTTGTCAGAATCTTTGGTCCTGTAATACATTCAACCTTGTCAGCTGGTCCATCTGTTGGTGTTGATCTTCAAGCAGAGCAGAG GCTGGAACGTTGCAATTCGTGCTTCATTGAGTTGGAAAAAGTCAAGCATAGGATTTCTTCCATGAGTAG AAGAGGAGGGTCTATTGCAAAGGCTGCACAAGAGCTGAATCTAGCTCTTCAGGAAGTACTGTGA
- the LOC135634621 gene encoding katanin p80 WD40 repeat-containing subunit B1 homolog KTN80.4-like isoform X2, producing the protein MATTKRAYKLQEFVAHSSSVNCLKIGRKTSRVLVTGGEDNKVNIWAIGKPNAILSLSGHMSAVESVSFDSSEILVAAGAASGSVKLWDLEEAKIVRTLTGHRSNCIAVDFHPFGEFFASGSLDTNLKIWDIRRKGCIHTYKGHSRGVNAIKFTPDGRWVVSGGEDNTVKLWDLTAGKLLHDFKFHEGQIQCIDFHPHEFLLATGSADRTVKLWDLETFELIGSAGPETSGVRSMTFNPDGRTLLCGLHESLKVVSWEPIRSHDTVDVGWSRLSDMNIHEGKLLGCSYNQSCVGVWVVDLSRIEPYAISGAARSNGHSEPKSTSSGNPSTQTDNNIKSSMGRLSISQSSEANAKETKPEASASIPGTPQRTGTNAGVKTTTTAPTPVSTTSKRSSSKAQATTNLQTINKSDIIPVIVPRTNPRVELSSDSTKVTGVGRTIPYDIQSKFANFRKISNIRENSDKADMSIESGLVGNRNTEQNEYLGQTSISSANAVTQLVTAGENNQDGVRRVITGRGRLNSFRESTANYDQENYNIKIEKPKEVCPIDVPQRGRTRSIGSNWERRERSPCYEGPVSSNSSETMMATSSSYSLRGHNQFAEETVPASDEDSISILLEKHDQFLNLTQSRLIKLQVVSRLWERNDVKGVVGAIEKMSDYAVSADVLGCLKDKGDIVTLDICTSLLPLLTGLLESNMDRHVGVSLGMLLTLVRIFGPVIHSTLSAGPSVGVDLQAEQRLERCNSCFIELEKVKHRISSMSRRGGSIAKAAQELNLALQEVL; encoded by the exons ATGGCGACCACCAAGCGCGCTTACAAGCTgc AGGAATTTGTGGCGCATTCTTCCAGCGTCAATTGCCTGAAGATTGGGAGAAAGACATCGAGAGTTCTTGTTACTGGAGGAGAGGACAACAAGGTCAATATTTGGGCTATTGGAAAACCTAATGCCATATTG AGCCTATCTGGTCATATGAGTGCTGTTGAGTCAGTAAGTTTTGATTCATCAGAGATATTGGTAGCTGCTGGTGCAGCTAGCGGCTCGGTAAAGTTGTGGGATTTGGAAGAGGCAAAGA TTGTTCGAACTCTGACCGGCCACAGGTCAAATTGTATAGCTGTTGACTTTCATCCATTTGGAGAGTTCTTTGCTTCTGGATCTCTGGATACAAATCTGAAGATATGGGATATTAGAAGAAAGGGATGCATTCATACATACAAGGGTCACAGCCGAGGGGTTAATGCTATTAAATTCACCCCTGATGGGCGGTGGGTTGTTTCTGGCGGAGAAGACAACACTGTGAAG CTTTGGGATCTTACTGCTGGAAAACTTTTACATGATTTCAAGTTTCATGAGGGTCAGATTCAGTGCATTGATTTCCATCCTCATGAATTTCTGCTGGCAACAG GTTCAGCTGATAGAACTGTTAAGTTATGGGATCTTGAAACTTTTGAGCTAATAGGGTCTGCTGGACCTGAG ACTTCTGGTGTGCGTTCTATGACGTTTAATCCTGATGGGAGAACATTGCTTTGCGGATTGCATGAGAGTCTGAAG GTTGTTTCCTGGGAACCAATAAGAAGCCATGATACTGTGGATGTAGGATGGTCTAGACTATCAGATATGAACATTCATGAGGGTAAACTTCTTGGATGTTCATACAATCAAAGCTGCGTTGGAGTATGGGTTGTGGACCTTTCT CGCATTGAGCCATATGCAATTTCTGGTGCTGCTAGATCAAATGGTCATTCTGAACCAAAGTCTACATCAAGTGGTAATCCATCTACGCAAACTGACAACAATATAAAGTCTAGCATGGGGAGGCTATCAATATCACAAAGTTCAGAAGCAAATGCTAAGGAAACAAAACCAGAAGCAT CTGCAAGCATCCCTGGTACCCCTCAAAGAACTGGGACAAACGCTGGTGTAAAAACAACTACAACAGCACCTACACCTGTTTCTACTACTTCAAAAAGAAGTTCATCAAAAGCTCAGGCTACGACAAATCTTCAGACAATCAATAAATCTGATATAATACCTGTCATTGTTCCAAGAACTAACCCACGAGTAGAGTTGTCCTCTGATTCTACTAAGGTGACTGGAGTTGGAAGAACAATACCATATGATATCCAATCAAAATTTGCTAATTTTCGGAAGATATCAAACATCAGAGAGAATTCAGACAAAGCAGATATGTCCATTGAGTCTGGACTTGTGGGTAATAGAAACACTGAACAAAATGAATATTTGGGCCAAACTTCTATTTCTTCTGCCAACGCTGTAACTCAGCTAGTGACTGCTGGAGAAAATAACCAGGATGGTGTTAGACGTGTTATAACAGGTAGGGGACGATTGAACTCATTCAGAGAGTCAACTGCAAATTATGATCAGGAAAATT ataATATCAAAATCGAGAAGCCAAAGGAAGTGTGCCCTATTGATGTTCCACAAAGAG GAAGAACAAGGTCAATTGGTTCAAACTGGGAAAGGAGGGAACGTTCTCCATGCTATGAGGGGCCAGTGTCAAGCAATTCCTCTGAGACAATGATGGCTACTAGCTCCTCATATTCTTTG AGAGGTCATAATCAATTTGCTGAAGAAACTGTACCTGCCTCTGATGAGGATTCCATTTCTATTTTATTAGAAAAACATGATCAATTCTTAAACTTAACACAGTCTCGGTTGATCAAACTACAG GTAGTTTCCCGGCTTTGGGAAAGAAATGATGTCAAGGGCGTTGTTGGTGCAATTGAGAAGATGTCTGATTATGCT GTTTCTGCTGATGTATTGGGTTGTTTGAAGGACAAAGGTGATATTGTCACTCTAGATATTTGCACGTCTCTCCTGCCACTCCTTACTGGCCTTCTTGAGAGTAACATGGATAG GCATGTAGGTGTTTCCTTGGGAATGTTGCTGACACTTGTCAGAATCTTTGGTCCTGTAATACATTCAACCTTGTCAGCTGGTCCATCTGTTGGTGTTGATCTTCAAGCAGAGCAGAG GCTGGAACGTTGCAATTCGTGCTTCATTGAGTTGGAAAAAGTCAAGCATAGGATTTCTTCCATGAGTAG AAGAGGAGGGTCTATTGCAAAGGCTGCACAAGAGCTGAATCTAGCTCTTCAGGAAGTACTGTGA
- the LOC135635631 gene encoding uncharacterized protein LOC135635631 translates to MKKRTSLGLVALFTSLTLLITMNLQFEHLKIDVQHHEPFVSTETPWGGALQGLPRGIVESTSDLKLKPLWMSSSFESKETGGSYSALLAMAVGISQKENVDSVVRKFLQENCSIILFHYDGNVDGWRDLEWNSKAIHIVAYNQTKWWFAKRFLHPDIVFFYDYLFLWDEDLGVENFHPGRYLQVMSSEGLEISQPALDPDLSSDIHHRITVRNRMKKVHRRIYNRRGSLRCSNESKEPPCTGWVEGMAPVFSRAAWQCVWHLIQNDLVHGWGLDMKLGYCAQGDRTKKVGVIDSEFIVHKGIPSLGGPSANKARNRRSLDSRTHIRRQSTAELKIFKARWNKAVTEDRKLLVASEVFTKRKG, encoded by the exons ATGAAGAAGAGGACTTCCCTCGGCCTCGTCGCCCTCTTCACGTCTCTCACCCTCCTCATCACCATGAATCTCCAATTCGAGCACCTCAAG ATCGATGTGCAGCATCACGAGCCTTTCGTGTCGACGGAG ACACCGTGGGGGGGCGCACTCCAGGGGCTGCCCCGCGGCATTGTCGAATCGACGTCCGATTTGAAGCTGAAGCCTCTCTGGATGAGCTCCTCCTTTGAATCTAAA GAAACTGGTGGAAGTTATTCAGCTCTTTTGGCAATGGCTGTTGGCATTTCGCAGAAAGAAAATGTGGACAGTGTGGTTCGTAAG TTCTTACAAGAAAATTGCTCCATAATACTCTTCCATTATGATGGGAATGTGGATGGATGGCGTGATCTTGAGTGGAACAGCAAGGCAATACACATAGTTGCTTATAACCAAACAAAGTG GTGGTTTGCCAAACGCTTTTTACATCCAGATATAGTCTTTTTCTATGACTACCTTTTTTTATGGGATGAAGATCTAGGAGTGGAGAATTTTCATCCTGGGAG GTACTTACAGGTAATGTCTTCTGAAGGCTTAGAAATATCACAGCCTGCATTGGATCCTGATCTTTCATCTGATATACATCACCGAATTACAGTCCGAAACCGAATGAAGAAGGTCCACAG ACGAATTTACAATCGTCGTGGGAGTCTAAGGTGCTCTAATGAAAGCAAAGAACCTCCATGCACTGG ATGGGTTGAAGGGATGGCTCCTGTATTTTCTCGTGCTGCTTGGCAATGTGTGTGGCATCTCATCCAG AATGATTTGGTTCATGGATGGGGTTTGGACATGAAGCTTGGATATTGTGCTCAG GGTGACCGAACAAAGAAGGTTGGGGTGATTGATAgtgaatttattgttcacaagggAATACCGTCTTTAGGAGGGCCCTCTGCTAACAAG GCACGAAACCGAAGATCCTTGGATTCACGAACCCAT ATCAGAAGGCAGTCAACAGCCGAGCTTAAAATCTTCAAGGCACGCTGGAATAAGGCTGTGACTGAGGACAGAAAACTTTTAGTTGCTTCTGAAGTGTTCACGAAAAGGAAAGGatga